The bacterium genomic sequence TCGCCGCGGCGCCCGCGACGACGCCGGGGTAGAAGATAATCTGCCGCAGGAGCTCGCGCTGGCGCTCTCCCGCGTCGTCCTCGGTGAAGAGGGGCGTCAGGTCAACTGTAGCCAGAAAACCATCCTCCAGCTTATCAGCGCCGTACCCCTCATCCCGGGCCACGGCGAAGATGCTCGCGATGCGCGCGTGGGCGTACTGGATGTAGTAGGCCGGGTTCTCCGACGACTGCTGGACGGCCAGGTCCAGGTCGAAGTCCAGGTGCGCCTCGGGCGAGCGTTCGAGGAACATGTACCGCGCCACGTCCACGCCGACCTCGTCCAGAAGCTCGTCCAGGGTGACGATGTTGCCCTTGCGCTTGCTCATGGAGACGATTTCGCCGCCGCGCTTGAGCGTCACCCAGCCGGAGATGAGCACATCCAGCTTGTCCGGCGGGACGCCGGCGGCCTGGAGGCCGGCCTTGGTGGGGAGGATGTGGCCGTGATGGTCCGGCCCCCAGATATCAATCATCAACTTGGTGTCGTCTTCTTCACCCAAACGCCGCCACTTGTCCAGGTGGTAGGCGATGTCGGTGAGGAGGTAGGTCGGCTTTCCGCTGGAGCGGACGATGACGCGGTCCTTCTCGTCGCCGTAGTCGGTGGTTTTGAGCCAAATTGCATCATCTTTATGATATGTCTTTTTTTCAATTATTTGGTTTGTCAAACTAATTTTATTACCTTCAAAAAGGTTTATTGGTGTCTCCTCTGGGAATATAAGCCACCGTATAACAGCACGATAATCGCTGCAATATAATTCATGCTCCCTAAATATTATATAATTATAATATCTCAAAAAATCAACCTTAATGAATCTCCTCATAGTGCCTTGCTGAAGAGAATATTGTCTATCGACTGCACCACTGATTCTTTCAATGACTTCTTCCGAATTCAGTTCTCTGTTGCTATTTTCTATTGCCATCGCTTCCTTCTCATCCGCTTCCCTCAGAACTTCAGCTACCGCTCCAACAGTATCCTTGTGATAGCTGCCACTATTAATCCAATCAATCATTTCATTTGTAACTTTCCATCCTCCATCAATATAATCATCCAGATTAGCCTTTAAAACGCTTTTCCCAAACTCAATAACCTGCGTGCCTGCATCGTTAACTAGGTATTCCTCGTTGACGTTGTGACCAACAGAAGCAAGTATGTTAGCCAATGCGCTGCCCAGGGCGGCGGCGCGGCCGTTCACCACCAGCAGCGGACCCGTCGGATTCGCGCTCACGTACTCCAGGTTGATTTTTAACGGCTTCTCGGCGGTCCAGCGGAAGGGCTCCTTCTCGGCGAGGATGGATTTTACCGGCTCGGCCTGCGCCCCGGCGGCGAGGTGGAAGTTCAAGAAACCCGGCCCGGCGACCTCGACACGGTCAACTAAATCCCCCAGAACCTTCCCCAACTCACCGGCCAGTGCCTCGCCGATTTGGCGCGGATTTTTCTTCAACGGACCGGCGAGCTGCAGCGCCAGGTTGCAGGCGAAGTGCCCGAATTTCGGCTCCGCCGAGGGGGAGAGGTCGAAAGCGGGCGGACCGTCCGGGAGGCCAAAAAGATTCCCGGCCGTTTGACCGACTATCGCCGTCAGACTTTTCTGTAAATTTTCTAAAGGCATAGAATCATTTGTGGTACGGGTGGCCGGTGAGAATGGTGAAGGCGCGGTACAGACCCTCGACGACGACCAGGCGCGCCAGCTCGTGGGGCAGCGTCCAGGGGCCGAGCGAGAGGGAGAGGTCAACCCTCATCGGATCGAGACCCACCGCGCCGCCGAGGATGACGTCCAGGCCCGGCTTCGTCCCGCGCACCCCGTCGAGCCACCCGGCGAACTCCTCGCTGGTGAGCTGCCGCCCCCGCTGATCCACCTGGATGGAGGCGAATCCTTCCGCGCGCTTGGCGACCAGGGCCACGGCGGCCCGCCGGCGGGCCCACTCCATCCCGCCCTTCTCCCCCTCCCTCAGGGGGACTTCACGCACCTCCACCAGATGAAA encodes the following:
- the argS gene encoding arginine--tRNA ligase, whose translation is MTNQIIEKKTYHKDDAIWLKTTDYGDEKDRVIVRSSGKPTYLLTDIAYHLDKWRRLGEEDDTKLMIDIWGPDHHGHILPTKAGLQAAGVPPDKLDVLISGWVTLKRGGEIVSMSKRKGNIVTLDELLDEVGVDVARYMFLERSPEAHLDFDLDLAVQQSSENPAYYIQYAHARIASIFAVARDEGYGADKLEDGFLATVDLTPLFTEDDAGERQRELLRQIIFYPGVVAGAAA
- a CDS encoding 23S rRNA (pseudouridine(1915)-N(3))-methyltransferase RlmH translates to MFTVRLLTVSPTRRDFVREGLGFYIERLNHFCNFHLVEVREVPLREGEKGGMEWARRRAAVALVAKRAEGFASIQVDQRGRQLTSEEFAGWLDGVRGTKPGLDVILGGAVGLDPMRVDLSLSLGPWTLPHELARLVVVEGLYRAFTILTGHPYHK